The Couchioplanes caeruleus sequence ACCTCGAGCCCGCAGCCGCGCAGCAGCTCGGCGACGGCCTCGGCGGACCGCTCGACGTGCGAGTGGTCGAAGCCGTCGAACGCGATTCCCGGGATGCGGACCAGCCGTTCGAGATCGGCGCGGACACCGGGCAGCTCCCGCGCGATCGCGGTGCGCAGTTCGTCTTCAGTGAGGCTCATGCCCTGATCCTAGGCCTGCGGTCCGGGTGGGTGGCGGGCCAGTTCGCGGGCCTGTGGACAACGGGCCGGGCGGGTCAGTTCGGCGGTGGCGGCGGGTCCTCGCCGCGCCGGCGGCCGGCGGTGGAGGCCCAGTCCCGAGCGCCGCGGACGGCCGACCCGGCCAGGTCGGAGGCGCCGTCGCCGAGCTTGCGCAGCAGCCCGACCAGCGGATCCTGGGACGTAGTGAAGGTCTGCCGGTACGAGTCGGCGGCCGCCTTCACGTCCTCGGTGACCGAGGCGTCGCCGTCGGAGTCGCGATGCGGGTAGTCGCCGCCGAGGATCCGCCCGTACGCTCCGGAATCGATCCATTTGCGAAGCTCGGCCGCGCGCGCGACCGGCACGGGGTGGCTACTCCACGCGGTCATGCCGAGTTTGTGGATGCTGTCGCGCAGGTCGCCGCCGCTCTCGTACTCGGCTGCCTGCTCGAGGAACGCGGCCGTGTCGATCTGCGAGAGGTCGCCGCCGCCGGCGAGCTTCATCAGCAGCCGCGTCGACGCCGCGGGATCCTGACCGGCGAGCAGGCCGGCACGGTCGGCGGACAACTCGGCCTTGCGCCACCACTCGAACATCGCCGCGATGATGGCGCGCAGGGCGATCGCACCGACCGGCAGCCAGCTCAGATTGGCGGCCCACCGGGTCAGAATCATCATGATCGTCTTGTAGACCGCGTGGCCACTGCGGACATGGCCGATCTCATGACCGAGCAGAGCCCGCAACTCGTCGTCGTCCAGCTTCTCCACGGCCGCCGAGGTGATCACGATGAACGGCTTGTCCATGCCGATCGCCTGCCCGTTGATCACGGGTTCCTGAGTGACGTACAGCTCGGGCGGCTCGGCGACGTCGAGAGCCGAGGCCGCCTCGGTGAAACGCTGGTAGACCCGGGGATACTGACGATGATCGACCCGGATGGCCCCGGCGAGGAACTGCAGACGGAAGCCGCGCTCGTTCCACATGCCGAAGAAGGCCTTCACC is a genomic window containing:
- a CDS encoding M48 family metallopeptidase; amino-acid sequence: MTTDDDNRPTRRRVTLTGISSRAWEHPADRGALTALRELRGFDDVVKAFFGMWNERGFRLQFLAGAIRVDHRQYPRVYQRFTEAASALDVAEPPELYVTQEPVINGQAIGMDKPFIVITSAAVEKLDDDELRALLGHEIGHVRSGHAVYKTIMMILTRWAANLSWLPVGAIALRAIIAAMFEWWRKAELSADRAGLLAGQDPAASTRLLMKLAGGGDLSQIDTAAFLEQAAEYESGGDLRDSIHKLGMTAWSSHPVPVARAAELRKWIDSGAYGRILGGDYPHRDSDGDASVTEDVKAAADSYRQTFTTSQDPLVGLLRKLGDGASDLAGSAVRGARDWASTAGRRRGEDPPPPPN